The nucleotide window GCATTTTTCAGAAGGGAGGAGGTACTGATTCTCCTTCTCTGGATCACAAGTTGGTTCTGTACTTCCTCGCTACCTTTGATAGGATAAATCTACCAAAGTACATATTGCATCATATGTGCTGGGCATTATGGGAAAGCCAAAATAGTGGAAGAAGACAGATTCCTTTTGGATGGCTTTTGTCTGAAATCTTTGTTCAAGGACAACtactaaagcatctgaagaactGTGGAGTCTCCTCAAATAAAGAGCTTGGAATTGTTGTGGGCAAGATCATCAATGGAAAAACACTTAGGTCTATGAACTTAGTTTGGGAAGtcaatttacatgaagaggatCTGAAGACAGAGACTGTTTAATCAGATCTTATGACAGATTTTCCTCTCATCTCAAAAGAGGACAATCCTGAGGTTCTGTATCAGTTCATCAAAGCTCATTTTCAGGATACGGGTGAGATAATCAGCTATGCATCCATTCCTGACAAAATGGGAGGAGGTGATCCTCTCAAGGTTAAAGGAAAGAGATCAAAGAATGTTGAGAAGGATGATGCTTCAGCACCCAAACCCAAGAGAGCTAAAACTGTTAAGGCTGAAGGTTCAACAGCTTCTGAATATGCTTCTGATGAAGTCAttcagaagaaaagaaacaagaagCTTGAGGTTCGAGATGCTGctagagaagctgctcttcgtgAAGAAGTCATTCAGAAGAAAAGATCCAAAGGAGAAAGTGATTATCAGGAAGCTCTCAAGGAAGCTACTGAagaagtggaagaagaagaagaagagcatcaaaagaaaaagggtAAAAAACCTCATGTCTTACCAATGATGAAAGTTACTCCTGAGATGACACAAAGGACTAAAGAGGTTGCTGCTGATGAGTTAGCTAAACAGAAGGAATTGTCTGAACTTTACAGAAAGCAAAGAGATGATAAGCTCAAAGCTGCAGGGCTTGAAGAATCTGGTCCTCTGGATGCTAAGAGAGATGCTGAGATTGCATCTCTGGCTGCTGATGTTGGAAAACAGACAGTTGAGGAAGCAACTAGTCTACTTCAAGAGAATCTGATGAAAGGAAAAGGAACATCAGAAGTTGCTGCTTCAGAATCTGCATCAGAAGCTGTGAGATCAGAACCTCCTATCTCAGGTAACTCAACTGATCCTAAAGCTCAAATCAATATGCAGATTCTTAGTTCTTCACCCTCACCATCATCTTCATCCTCCACTGACTTAGATGACATTCCTCTAAGTCAGCGCTACAAAAAGCCTCTCCCCAAATCCAAACCAATTAAAACTTCCAACCAACCTCAAACATATACCTTCAAACCTTCTAACATTGATGAAAGGACAATCAGCATGTCCAAAAGGAGAATTGCAGTCTGCCAGATGATCATCCTCTTCAACCTCCAGTTATCCAAGCCCTCAATGTTATTCTACCAGAACCAAACCCAGaaccacaaaaagcctctgaagtagcttcaacAGAAGTTATTTCAGAAGAACCCCAACCTCAACAACCATCTTCTCCATCAACCCTATTTTCTctagaaaaacacttaggtggtgaGATGAGCATAAccccacaaaaagcctctgagacagtccctgaaaagactggttcaaaaaatcaacaaccACCAAGCCCAGTCATAGAAAACGAACCTGAAGTTCTAAGTGAACTTCAGAACCAACCCCAAATTGACCCAGAACCCCATgatgagcaaactgttcctgaacttgttgttcctgaacaagttgcttctgagcaAACTCAACCTGAAACTATCCCTGAACAACAAACGACCTCTGACCTACCATCCACTTCTCTAACCTTAGCCATCCAACAACCTTTACCAAACATTCTAGAATCTGAATTTATTGATAATGAGTTGCTAAGGATCGGGGATGAAGTAAAAGAACTAATTCTTCTTAGAAAAGTTCCTATACTTTCCATCCACTATGAGGATCAATGGATGAACCTGAAGAAAAACGCTTCTGAGCTGCTGGACAAGATTAGTCAAAAATGCCTAAGAACTCAAGCTATAGTTCTTAAGAGGTATCTGGCAGCAATACACAAAGTTCAGAAAGCTAAAGTTCCGTTTCTCTGTCTGGCTAATGCTCCTTTCTTTTCAGAAAGTGAGTATGTTAAGATCTTTCAGAAGCTGAAACAGAAGCTTCTGACTACTCAAGCTGAAGCACAGGCTAGGGAGAATGAGTTTCAGAAGATCAAGAAGAAGATTGAAGTTTTAGAAGATATAGTGTCCAAGCAAGAAGAAGAATTGAAGAGACAATCTGAGCAGATCAAGCAGTTGATGGAAGCAATGTCTAAACAagccaaaccttagttgcacacattTACTTTACTTGTTTAGATTTTTACTTGTTTAGTCTTCTGAACTATTGTCTCTCTTTAATTGTTCACTTTGCATCTTCTGATCATTCATTCACTCTTTCTAAAAGCAATGTTATTCTTCTGTTATTTACTTTTGCTCTGATACTTACTGCCTctgattatttttgtttaacaagtttttctctttttttttttaaactctctttcgttttgtctttcttttatactttttgttgatgacaaaagggggactaaatgtatagtatttttaggctctgagccccattaatttaatcaagttaaattaatagaacCAGTTTCTAAACTCTTAGTCTTTTAATGAGAAATGCTTCTGAGTTATTACCTTGTGcgcattttattgaaaaatttaattaacttgtatagaacttagggggagcttacaaacctcacttTAAAAGTCTattggactcagggggagcttacaaaccttaTACCTGgcagtcaacttgttaattagatcaacaacaattgaacattttaaatactattgtttgtcatcatcaaaaagggggagattgttggaacaaaatgtgttttacaataaaccttaatgagttttgatgataacaaggtattaaaaattgtcaattggatattgctaatatttgttcaagtgtacatgaccatAGACAAAGTTGATCAATataataggtcttggaagaacaaaagagagcaaaggaatcaacaaaaagagaaacctagaagcatctgaagaaatctGCCGCTGAAGTTGACAGTGCGTCTGAAGCCAAAATGCATCTGATGACTTCATCAAAAGCAAATCCTTCAGAAGCAAGACCTTAAGAAGCCAATTGTTCAGAAGCTGCATAACATCAGAAACTGCAAGTTAATCAGAAGATTCAATCTGAAGTCTTAAAGAGCTGTCTATTggattcaacctcgtctaagaaagCGAAAGACTAAAAGGAAGGTGCcaacgttcatttgaaaagcattgggtgcttgtccttcattgagagttgacaaagtacaaagtgtacaaccactacctccacgactCTGCttgtgtctacgctacaagacaagataacagctctgcctgcagaaatgttccttcaaaataggaatggatttgaacgtgatccttcataggacaacatccaaatcaggcaaaagatcattggtattTGATCAAGGTTTCTCAACGACACTTTTGACGTGCTTAaagatctcaacgtctctctacacATCTCTATATAAAGgggtgaagacttgaagatcagcAGAGACATAacaacaagttaaaagcgcccaaactctgccaaatttgtttcacacaaagcactttgaatttctgtgttcatttgatatatcttagaaattcttaagtctagagagtctttcaattgcattgtattatgaacaccactgattgtatatcaagtgttcaaacgcaaacaattttctgtgtaattctgtttgaatagaagtctcttgatttagtgcttgagcataggaagtctcttgctttagtgcttgagcataggaagtctcttgcctgcgtgcttgagcatttgtgaagtctcatactaggtgtagtattgagcagttgtaatctgtgtgattttttcttagtggaaatctccttggaaatacaagggggactggactacttccggtttgtggaaggaaccggtataattgcttgtgtctctctttcttttctctactctgtttttACTCCGCTGCGTATCCGATTCTGAACAACACATCAGAAGCAATTTAATTACATCTGAAGTATTATCACATCACAAGCACTCTTCAACAGTTTCTGAAGTGATATcaaaagaagatttttttagaaaaagaaaacacaattcaaccccccttcttgtgtttttctcaccttcactttcatcttctctctgatcatcttaactttctctgtagtctgatgaaccaaatctgGTCCCAACACCacactctctcctgactcaaaccagcataaaggagtcctgcacctccgaccatacaaagcttcgaacggtgccataccaatactcgaatggtaattGTTGTTGTATGcgaactctatcaatggtaggtgactatcccaagctccaccttgctcaagcacacacactctcaacggatcgtcctctccgactgaccatctgtctgcggatgataagccgaactcaacctcaacttcgaacccaaggcatcttgcaaactcttccaaaatctagaggtgaacctcggatccctatccgacataatactcgacggtacaccatgtagcttcacaatgttatgaatataaatctccgccaactgagctaccggataactgatattaatcggaataAAGTGCGCTGACTTTGTCAACCTGTCAACCAcaacccaaatggcatcatgccctctcggagtgttcggtaaactcgtcacaaaatccatagaaatgatgtcccacttccactccggcacatccaacggtgtcaacaaccctgcagacttctgatgttcaaccttagacttctaacaagtcaaacatgcatacacaaattgAGCGACGTCAcgcttcaaaccggaccaccaaaacagcttcttcaaatcatgttacattttcgtagctcccggatgaatacttaagttactcttgtgactttcctcgaaaatcaattttttcaactCGTCatcatcaggaatacaaattcttcctctgaacctcaacacaccctgatcatcaaccttaaagtcactatcctcagtgccattaccagcaaccatcaaatcaacaaacttaacatccacttgttgtgcttctctgatattattcaagaaatcactgttaatcttcagcatccccaactgcacactctgaggtgtcaattcacagacaagactcaaaTCTCTAAATTGCTCTAgcaaatcaaattctttcaccatcaaagcagacatatgcaatgtcttcctgctcaacgcatctgcaaccacattggctttacccggatggtaattcaaaccaaaatcataatccttcaacagctctaaccacctcctctgcctcatgttcaattccttttgatcaaataaatattttagacttttatgatcactaaatacttcaaatctggaaccatacaaatcatgcctccaaatcttcaaaacaaaaatcaccgCAACACCACTACCAAAAATaatgtggccaagaaaactcacttcacttaaccagaactcacactttgacaacttagcatacaacttcttttctttcaaaacttgcaatactatcttcagatgctctgcatgctcttctttaGTCTTTGAATAAATCAAgatgtcatcaataaatacaaccacaaatttatccaagtaggcatggaaaattcggttcatatactccatgaacacaccaggcgcattagtaacaccgaaagtcatcaccttgtattcgtaatgaccatatcgtgtcctaaaggccgtcttctacatatcttcatccttcaccttaatctgatggtaacctgacctcaagtaaATCTTACTAAatacacgtgcacccactaactgatccattaagtcatcaatcctcggagtGGATTCCTGTTCgttatcgtaactttgttcaactgacgatagtcaatgcataacctcatagtaccatccttcttcttaaccaacaacaccggcgctcctcaaggtgaaacacttggtcttacaaaattcttatcaagcaagtcctccaaatgtttcttcaattcagctaactcggaagctgacatacggtaaggTGTCATCGACGCCGGCTttgttcctggaacaaggtcaattgaaaattcaacctccctctttggtggcacatctggaatctcatccggaaaaacttcaggaaactcaTTCACAACTGGTAACCTGTCGATCACAGCTTGATTCTCTAACGACAAagatgccatcaaagaaaacataagaattccatcacgctccaactgcttcaactgtttagtagataggaACTCTGCTCCTCTCTCTTCTTtagtagaagaaaaatgcaccgtcttgctaaagcaattgatatgaactcggttatactctaaccagttcatcccaaagataacatccatacccgtcaacggtaaacaaactaagtcgacttcaaagtctctaccaaacatagacaacgaACATcttagacaaacaagagaagtagttactgaacccttagctggagtttcaacaaccatttctcctttcatatcagatacaaccagacccaacttataagcacattcaatagcaatgaaacaatgagtagcaccagtatctataatagcaattaaaggagtactattaaagaaacaagtacctctgataagccTATCCTCACTAGTGGTTTGCGTACCAGTCAGAGCAAACACTTTACCACCGGTCCTAACCTTCTTTGGTTGAGTACACTACGAACTAATATGACCTTCCTCGTTGCAGTTATAGCAAACAATGTCTCCACGCTTACAATCATCTagtgtgtgtcctttctgacaccacctgaagcacttcttctcatctctatcacagacattactcttgtggcctttttcACCACACTTGAAGCAAACAATCTCAGTAGGAgtatctctcctcttgggcctcctctcatcattcagcctttgttttcctttgtcagcaggagcactatatggtttaggacgactctgttgtcccttacctCTGCGTTCACTCACCAgcttgtaatgagccttagtATCCTCTTCATATATCCTGCAGCTGCTTACTAACTCTGAGAAATTTCTTATCTTTTGATAGCCAATACCTCTCTTGATATCAgccctcaaaccattctcaaacttgatacacttggagaactcagctgtctccgcggTATAGTGGgggtagaacttagcaagttccacaaactttgcagcatactctgtaACAGACATATCCCCCTGCTTCAGCTCCAGAAACTcgatttctttctttcctcggacatcctccggaaagtacctatttaggaattctctcctgaacacagcccaagtcatcACAGCTCCATCATGTTCCAGCACAGGCaacaaacttacccaccagtcatcagcttcctcagctaacatgtgcttaagccacttctgggcaccatcaggatcataccttcctttgaaagttggtggatgattcctcaagaaggtctccaacatcctcactCCTTCGTTACCAGCACCAGCATTCGGTTGTTGTTGTACAGCTTGAGCTTTaacctcaagtgcagcagcaatagcagcatcattacgaccagccatctcaaagttctacataagaaacgtcaattcagaacaacaacaaagacaacattagagttgacactctatcctaggtggctcaacacgactctactacttggccggacggaccaacctgctctgatagcaattgtaacaccccgttacccaaaagcaattaaataatagTTAAACATACATTAGAGTAAATCCAAAACGGGCATATCAGACtactttttcaaattttcttaaatagaatataaaaactatttaattaaacatctttCATGAACTTCAATAATttacagcggaatatttgcatcaaaagcaacaacaacaactgtttaattctccataaa belongs to Medicago truncatula cultivar Jemalong A17 chromosome 6, MtrunA17r5.0-ANR, whole genome shotgun sequence and includes:
- the LOC120576022 gene encoding putative uncharacterized protein DDB_G0271982, which produces MTDFPLISKEDNPEVLYQFIKAHFQDTGEIISYASIPDKMGGGDPLKVKGKRSKNVEKDDASAPKPKRAKTVKAEGSTASEYASDEVIQKKRNKKLEVRDAAREAALREEVIQKKRSKGESDYQEALKEATEEVEEEEEEHQKKKGKKPHVLPMMKVTPEMTQRTKEVAADELAKQKELSELYRKQRDDKLKAAGLEESGPLDAKRDAEIASLAADVGKQTVEEATSLLQENLMKGKGTSEVAASESASEAVRSEPPISGNSTDPKAQINMQILSSSPSPSSSSSTDLDDIPLIASEQTQPETIPEQQTTSDLPSTSLTLAIQQPLPNILESEFIDNELLRIGDEVKELILLRKVPILSIHYEDQWMNLKKNASELLDKISQKCLRTQAIVLKRYLAAIHKVQKAKVPFLCLANAPFFSESEYVKIFQKLKQKLLTTQAEAQARENEFQKIKKKIEVLEDIVSKQEEELKRQSEQIKQLMEAMSKQAKP